A window of the Maylandia zebra isolate NMK-2024a unplaced genomic scaffold, Mzebra_GT3a scaffold01, whole genome shotgun sequence genome harbors these coding sequences:
- the LOC106674820 gene encoding uncharacterized protein LOC106674820 isoform X2 gives MDELREKKYIMGKDRREMVRIVAEDYLHKHPGRPGRQKLRELASMIVGQYPASFKMTEPFGNKPFAKDGSETLFRQLEHRIENMKRPQSSLKRQAGGENSTKKRPRNSDLYGCVAWDPIIEGAVCREDLLSKRDELKRAFQTQDLQESSVRKLMTETYPIQREILNDDDTTIAVVKDEWPFLFEVPHLFDHASKLLGFSVQNKLAQISADPEVELPVTPCILIRGDQQFKIAVDGLLVNDHITSPIVALSYVFSMFYVCNVQYPPEMAFTLEFMQRVFFGVNPERGSKAEKKGKKRHFIPPQVCKLVSQLKEFECKQKESEWAI, from the exons ATGGATGAGTTGCGTGAAAAAAAGTACATAATGGGGAAAGACAGACGAGAGATGGTTCGGATCGTCGCTGAAGATTACCTCCATAAACACCCAGGAAGACCTGGTAGACAAAAGCTGAGGGAACTCGCCAGTATGATTGTAGGACAATATCCTGCCTCCTTCAAGATGACAGAGCCGTTTGGAAACAAACCTTTTGCAAAAGATGGTTCTGAAACTCTCTTTCGTCAGCTGGAACACAgaattgaaaatatgaagaggCCACAAAGCTCACTGAAGAGGCAAGCAGGGGGTGAAAATTCAACAAAGAAAAGGCCCAGGAATTCAGATCTGTATGGATGTGTGGCGTGGGATCCAATCATTGAGGGGGCCGTGTGTAGAGAAGACCTGCTGTCTAAACGAGATGAGTTGAAACGTGCCTTTCAAACCCAGGATCTTCAG GAGTCATCTGTTCGAAAATTGATGACTGAAACATATCCCATTCAGCGTGAAATCCTCAACGATGATGATACCACTATTGCCGTTGTAAAGGACGAGTGGCCGTTCCTGTTTGAAGTTCCTCACCTGTTTGATCATGCATCTAAACTCCTTGGCTTCTCTGTACAAAACAAGCTGGCACAg ATCTCTGCAGATCCTGAAGTCGAACTCCCAGTGACCCCATGCATCCTAATCAGAG GTGACCAGCAATTCAAGATTGCTGTTGATGGGTTACTTGTCAATGACCACATCACCTCTCCCATTGTGGCCTTGAGCTACGTCTTCTCCATGTTTTATGTCTGCAACGTCCAATACCCACCGGAGATGGCTTTTACTCTCGAATTCATGCAAAG agTTTTCTTTGGGGTCAATCCTGAGCGAGGCTCCAAGGCAGAGAAGAAGGGGAAGAAACGGCACTTCATTCCTCCACAGGTGTGCAAGCTGGTTTCTCAGCTGAAGGAATTTGAATGCAAGCAGAAGGAATCTGAATGGGCCATttga
- the LOC143415619 gene encoding GTPase IMAP family member 9-like: MEDDKDRQVVQIGEQGVEEEEEPVEEGLRIVLVGKTGVGKSSAGNTILGTKAFKSTSSPSSVTTECQKETCQFEGQELAVVDTPGLFDTVKSNNEVVTEIARCILFAAPGPHVFLVVLQAFRFTEEEQSTVKMIQKIFGKEANHYTMVLFTYGDNLEADEVNIEDFIKESKALSDFIRQCHGGYHVFNNRNKEPTQVRELLEKINVMVKNNGGSYYTNEIFKEAYQAIVDEIKQIVRENLSITPAEARKKAEKNNRFSRLFLATGVSISGVGYGAATGALIGSAVGPVGTAVGAVVGALVGGAAVVVKMGACKIQ, from the coding sequence TGTGCTAGTTGGGAAAACTGGAGTTGGGAAAAGTTCAGCAGGAAACACCATCTTAGGAACAAAAGCTTTCAAGTCTACATCATCTCCTTCCTCAGTAACAACAGAGTGTCAGAAGGAAACCTGTCAGTTTGAAGGTCAAGAACTGGCTGTAGTCGATACTCCAGGTCTGTTTGACACCGTAAAAAGTAACAATGAGGTGGTGACAGAGATTGCTAGGTGCATCTTATTTGCTGCTCCTGGTCCTCATGTGTTCCTGGTTGTGCTGCAGGCATTCCGATTTACAGAGGAAGAACAAAGCACAGTGAAAATGATTCAGAAGATATTTGGCAAGGAAGCAAACCATTACACTATGGTGTTGTTCACTTATGGAGACAATCTGGAGGCAGATGAAGTCAACATAGAGGACTTCATTAAAGAAAGTAAAGCTCTCTCTGACTTCATCCGTCAGTGTCATGGAGGATATCATGTttttaacaacagaaacaagGAACCCACTCAGGTCAGAGAGCTGCTGGAAAAGATCAATGTGATGGTTAAGAACAACGGAGGAAGCTACTATACCAATGAAATATTCAAAGAGGCTTATCAAGCTATTGTAGATGAGATAAAACAAATTGTGAGAGAAAATTTATCCATAACTCCTGCAGAGGcaagaaaaaaggcagaaaaaaacaaccgCTTTAGTCGTTTATTTCTAGCAACTGGTGTGTCCATTAGTGGAGTGGGTTATGGAGCAGCTACAGGAGCACTTATTGGATCTGCGGTGGGACCAGTAGGTACCGCAGTGGGAGCGGTAGTTGGGGCTTTAGTGGGAGGTGCAGCTGTGGTAGTGAAGATGGGGGCCTGCAAAATACAATGA
- the LOC106674820 gene encoding uncharacterized protein LOC106674820 isoform X1: MDELREKKYIMGKDRREMVRIVAEDYLHKHPGRPGRQKLRELASMIVGQYPASFKMTEPFGNKPFAKDGSETLFRQLEHRIENMKRPQSSLKRQAGGENSTKKRPRNSDLYGCVAWDPIIEGAVCREDLLSKRDELKRAFQTQDLQESSVRKLMTETYPIQREILNDDDTTIAVVKDEWPFLFEVPHLFDHASKLLGFSVQNKLAQELSKKEKGINDFLDSKGMKMGEGPIQLICGISKYFKEDSYKLFHKKEISADPEVELPVTPCILIRGDQQFKIAVDGLLVNDHITSPIVALSYVFSMFYVCNVQYPPEMAFTLEFMQRVFFGVNPERGSKAEKKGKKRHFIPPQVCKLVSQLKEFECKQKESEWAI, from the exons ATGGATGAGTTGCGTGAAAAAAAGTACATAATGGGGAAAGACAGACGAGAGATGGTTCGGATCGTCGCTGAAGATTACCTCCATAAACACCCAGGAAGACCTGGTAGACAAAAGCTGAGGGAACTCGCCAGTATGATTGTAGGACAATATCCTGCCTCCTTCAAGATGACAGAGCCGTTTGGAAACAAACCTTTTGCAAAAGATGGTTCTGAAACTCTCTTTCGTCAGCTGGAACACAgaattgaaaatatgaagaggCCACAAAGCTCACTGAAGAGGCAAGCAGGGGGTGAAAATTCAACAAAGAAAAGGCCCAGGAATTCAGATCTGTATGGATGTGTGGCGTGGGATCCAATCATTGAGGGGGCCGTGTGTAGAGAAGACCTGCTGTCTAAACGAGATGAGTTGAAACGTGCCTTTCAAACCCAGGATCTTCAG GAGTCATCTGTTCGAAAATTGATGACTGAAACATATCCCATTCAGCGTGAAATCCTCAACGATGATGATACCACTATTGCCGTTGTAAAGGACGAGTGGCCGTTCCTGTTTGAAGTTCCTCACCTGTTTGATCATGCATCTAAACTCCTTGGCTTCTCTGTACAAAACAAGCTGGCACAg gaactttccaaaaaagaaaaggggatcAATGACTTCCTTGACTCCAAAGGGATGAAGATGGGCGAAGGTCCAATACAGCTCATCTGTGGCATTTCAAAATACTTCAAGGAAGACTCTTATAAACTCTTCCACAAAAAAGAG ATCTCTGCAGATCCTGAAGTCGAACTCCCAGTGACCCCATGCATCCTAATCAGAG GTGACCAGCAATTCAAGATTGCTGTTGATGGGTTACTTGTCAATGACCACATCACCTCTCCCATTGTGGCCTTGAGCTACGTCTTCTCCATGTTTTATGTCTGCAACGTCCAATACCCACCGGAGATGGCTTTTACTCTCGAATTCATGCAAAG agTTTTCTTTGGGGTCAATCCTGAGCGAGGCTCCAAGGCAGAGAAGAAGGGGAAGAAACGGCACTTCATTCCTCCACAGGTGTGCAAGCTGGTTTCTCAGCTGAAGGAATTTGAATGCAAGCAGAAGGAATCTGAATGGGCCATttga